A genomic stretch from Gallus gallus isolate bGalGal1 chromosome 13, bGalGal1.mat.broiler.GRCg7b, whole genome shotgun sequence includes:
- the LOC107049090 gene encoding protocadherin beta-15-like, with product MAAARQVLCLWALLGVPRVRCEPIRYSVAEEGESGSVVADVAEDAGLAPAQLSARRARIASPAGRQHFRLERGSGRLVVAERLDREEMCGRSRTCTLAFELLLADPLQFFPIEVSVEDINDHSPVFPDERVTFKIPETSDPGSRFPVDAAQDLDIGSNDIQAYSIYPENEFFSVSSQTHGESNNVLQLVLQQPLDREEQSELDFTLVATDGGSPPRSGSTQIHITVLDVNDNAPIFTQTVYIAHVLENAPEGSKVLRVVANDADVGINGNISYQFSQGVVQSQSAFIIDPSSGEIHITKPLDFENVQKHELSVRAVDGGGLSALCKVLVEVMDVNDNAPEIVVSSFSSPIPENAAPGTVVALLAVRDQDSGVNGEITCALEDQRSFSLRPAFKNYYELVTVSTLDREERAQHMVVVTAADAGSPPLTSTHTFSVDISDVNDNAPVFNQTSYTMYVHENNAPALLVGAVKATDADAGPNAKVSYSVVPARGPEEEPCSCVSVNSESGGVFVLRPLDYEQLRQLEVVVSAADAGSPPLSSSVSVRLLVVDENDNAPLVLHPSAQDSSPPSSELVPAGAEAGDLVSKVVAVDADSGQNSWLSYQLLRATEPGLFAVGAQSGEVRLRRPPTERDAAKQKLVVLVRDNGRPPLSATAALSVLLVPGSWDAQLPQQSPAAGEDDGSLTTSLIIALVFVSLLFLLSAAAFVACKVCKRKELSSGPVLYGASSVQSYVADGAAAGTLPHAYCYEVSLTTGSGNSEFKFLKPVLPSLPAQHCSTGVGGAHAEEFPPVPVTMGDADFESPGMQSVAQLNGF from the coding sequence ATGGCGGCTGCAAGGCAAGTGCTGTGTCTGTGGGCTTTGCTGGGCGTGCCGCGCGTTCGCTGCGAGCCCATCCGCTACTCCGTGGCCGAGGAGGGCGAGAGCGGCTCGGTGGTGGCCGACGTGGCGGAGGACGCGGGGCTGGCCCCGGCGCAGCTCTCGGCTCGCCGGGCGCGCATCGCCTCGCCGGCCGGCCGGCAGCACTTTCGCTTGGAGCGCGGCAGCGGCCGCCTCGTTGTCGCCGAGCGGCTCGATCGGGAGGAGATGTGCGGACGCTCCCGCACCTGCACGCTCGCCTTCGAGCTGCTGCTCGCCGACCCGCTGCAGTTCTTCCCGATCGAGGTGTCCGTGGAGGACATCAATGACCACTCGCCGGTCTTCCCGGACGAACGAGTGACCTTTAAGATCCCCGAAACCAGCGACCCGGGCTCGCGTTTCCCTGTGGATGCTGCTCAGGACCTGGACATTGGCAGCAATGACATCCAGGCTTATAGCATTTATCCTGAGAACGAGTTCTTCAGTGTCTCCTCTCAGACTCACGGGGAAAGCAATAATGTTCTTCAACTCGTTTTGCAACAGCCTCTGGACAGAGAGGAACAGTCAGAGTTGGATTTCACTCTCGTTGCCACCGATGGGGGTTCTCCACCCCGGAGTGGATCCACCCAAATCCACATCACTGTTCTGGATGTCAATGACAATGCTCCCATCTTTACGCAAACGGTTTACATTGCTCATGTTTTGGAAAATGCCCCTGAGGGTTCCAAGGTTCTCAGAGTGGTAGCCAACGATGCAGATGTGGGAATTAATGGCAACATTTCCTATCAGTTCAGCCAAGGAGTGGTACAGAGCCAGTCAGCATTCATCATTGACCCCAGTAGTGGTGAAATCCATATCACGAAACCTTTGGATTTTGAAAATGTGCAGAAACACGAGCTGAGCGTGAGGGCAGTGGATGGTGGGGGACTCTCAGCATTGTGCAAGGTGTTGGTGGAGGTGATGGATGTGAATGATAATGCACCAGAGATCGTGGTCAGTTCCTTCAGTAGCCCAATCCCGGAGAATGCAGCACCTGGAACAGTGGTTGCACTGTTGGCTGTCAGGGATCAGGATTCCGGTGTAAATGGGGAGATTACATGTGCCCTTGAAGATCAGCGTTCCTTCTCCCTCAGGCCAGCCTTCAAGAACTACTACGAGCTGGTGACCGTGAGCACGTTGGACCGGGAGGAGAGAGCACAGCACATGGTGGTCGTCACGGCAGCAGATGCAGGCTCTCCTCCTCTCACCAGCACCCACACCTTCAGCGTGGACATCTCCGATGTCAACGACAACGCACCCGTCTTCAACCAGACGTCGTACACCATGTACGTGCATGAGAACAATGCACCTGCACTGCTCGTCGGGGCCGTGAAGGCGACGGATGCGGACGCGGGGCCCAACGCCAAGGTGAGCTATTCCGTGGTGCCAGCCCGTGGCCCGGAAGAAGAGCCCTGCTCGTGTGTGTCCGTGAACTCGGAGAGCGGAGGCGTGTTTGTGCTGCGGCCGCTGGACTACGagcagctgaggcagctggaggtggtggtgagcGCTGCAGACGCGGGGTCCCCTCCCCTCAGCAGCAGCGTCAGCGTCCGCCTGCTGGTGGTGGACGagaacgacaacgcgccgcTGGTGCTGCACCCCAGCGCGCAGGACAGCAGCCCTCCTTCCAGCGAGCTGGTGCCCGCCGGGGCCGAGGCGGGGGACCTGGTGAGCAAAGTGGTGGCCGTGGACGCCGACTCGGGTCAGAACTCGTGGCTTTCCTACCAGCTGCTGAGGGCCACGGAGCCGGGGCTGTTTGCTGTGGGTGCCCAAAGCGGGGAGGTGCGGCTGAGGAGGCCGCCGACCGAGAGGGACGCTGCGAAGCAGAAGCTCGTCGTGCTGGTGCGGGACAACGGGCGGCCGCCGCTGTCGGCCACGGCAGCGCTCAGCGTGCTCCTCGTCCCCGGCTCCTGGGACGCTCAGCTGCcgcagcagagccctgctgcaggcgAGGACGACGGCTCCCTCACCACCTCTTTGATCATCGCCTTGGTCTTTGTGTCGCTCCTCTTCTTGCTGTCGGCGGCCGCCTTTGTCGCCTGCAAGGTGTGCAAGAGGAAGGAGCTGAGTAGCGGGCCCGTGCTTTACGGCGCCAGCAGCGTGCAGAGCTACGTGGCTGACGGGGCCGCTGCCGGGACCCTGCCCCACGCCTATTGCTACGAGGTCAGCCTCACCACGGGCTCGGGCAACAGCGAGTTCAAGTTCCTGAAGCCCGTCCTCCCCAGCCTGCCagcgcagcactgcagcacggGGGTGGGTGGCGCCCATGCTGAGGAGTTCCCTCCCGTGCCTGTCACTATGGGGGATGCTGATTTCGAGAGCCCCGGGATGCAGTCTGTGGCACAATTGAATGGGTTTTAA